The segment TCCTAGCTTAATATTATAAATTTGATAAATAAGACTACTTCTTTTATCCAAATCTTTCAACAAAAAAATTGCATTTTACTTTACTCGTAATAGGGATTAAGATGAGACTATACTGGTGTGATCCTATTAAAATTCCTTGACTAATATTTTTATCTACAATAAATTTGCCTATACATGGGCAACGCATACCCATTCATATCAGTGACTCAGATATTTAAGTAAATTTAGAGGAATTGGCAAATATAATCATCGAATATCTATGTAAAACTTGAAAATTGCTAAGGCCTTTCTGGTCCATAATAATTCCCGGTTTTAGTGTAAGAACTATGCTGAATTTTGATGTCCTAGTCTTAAATTCAGGGTTTATACCTATTAGAATTACTTCTGTTAGGGAAGCTATATGCCTGGTAACAGCAGAGAGGGCTATCCCTGTGGTTGAAGGAGATACCTATGTTCGTTCCCCATCAATTTCATTAAGGATACCCTCCGTAATATCTATTATTGGCTACAATGGCTTTCATAAAAAAAAGGTAACCCTATCCAAGTTAAATGTAATCTATCGAGATGATATGATCTGTCAGTACTGTGGCAATAGATTCTCGATAAAAGACCTTACTGTTGATCACATTATACCCCGCAGCAGATGGGAACGGATTTCTGGTAATCATTATAGGGATGGCTTTACAAGCTGGGAAAATCTTGTATGCGCCTGTAAGTGGTGCAACAACAAAAAGGGCAGCAAGCTCCTGAGTGAAATAAAATGGCATCTGCTTAGAGAACCCTTTGAACCTCAATATCTACCATATCTTATAGTATCAATGGATAAGGCAAAAAAAAGGGGTTGGCTACCCTTCTGTTCCGTCAATGTTAGACTTATTGAGATGATTCCTTAACGCATCATTAAGAATAGTTCAAAAGGCCCCCTGCCAACAATATCTTTCTCTGTCGAGTTGTTGCTAAAATAAAGAGTTCAAGGTTTTTCCCACCAATTTCAATAGCAATAACCTCCTCATGTAGAATATTTTTCCTTAAATCCTTTACAACAAACTCATCACCCTCTGCTATTCCACTATAATCATCTTCATTAGTAAATGTGAGGGGCAAAATTCCAAAGTTTATTAGATTTGTGGAATGAATCCTCTCAAAGGACTTTGCAATCACCAAACGCACTCCAAGGTACATTGGACATATCGCAGCATGCTCCCTACTCGATCCCTGGCCATAACTCAATCCGCCTACAATTGCGGTGTATAATCTCCTATTCCTGTTTTCCATGGCTCTTTTAGAAAAGCTAGGATCAATATTCTCAAATACAAATTCA is part of the Spirochaetota bacterium genome and harbors:
- a CDS encoding HNH endonuclease, with protein sequence MLNFDVLVLNSGFIPIRITSVREAICLVTAERAIPVVEGDTYVRSPSISLRIPSVISIIGYNGFHKKKVTLSKLNVIYRDDMICQYCGNRFSIKDLTVDHIIPRSRWERISGNHYRDGFTSWENLVCACKWCNNKKGSKLLSEIKWHLLREPFEPQYLPYLIVSMDKAKKRGWLPFCSVNVRLIEMIP